A stretch of Deinococcus radiotolerans DNA encodes these proteins:
- a CDS encoding FAD-dependent oxidoreductase — MFGSPSPRSRPQPGHLYDVAVVGAGLAGTELAWRLARAGLDVLLVSQALDHLGNLYQPTTAGVTFPGGSLFEEVRAALHPDTDGWTFHRHLKARVEETSGIHLLQSTVTALDEEDTQVVFSTWEGPKLHARLGVLAVGAFLKGRLLVGDTMDEAGRLSEVAYDFLADDLIASGIWLIGNERRAEGEGVEPLYDVRFLTPAPSELDGFRVNRLERVRMLGQCTPGEHTYDSVLRDAARLAEQLQAEVRA; from the coding sequence ATGTTTGGTTCGCCCTCTCCGAGAAGTCGCCCGCAACCGGGGCATCTGTATGACGTGGCCGTGGTCGGTGCCGGACTGGCGGGCACCGAGCTGGCGTGGCGGCTGGCCCGCGCCGGACTGGACGTGCTGCTCGTGTCGCAGGCGCTCGATCACCTGGGGAATCTGTACCAGCCGACCACGGCGGGCGTGACCTTCCCGGGCGGCAGTCTGTTCGAGGAGGTGCGCGCCGCACTACACCCCGACACGGATGGCTGGACGTTCCACCGGCACCTGAAGGCCCGCGTGGAGGAGACGAGCGGCATTCACCTCCTCCAGAGCACCGTCACCGCACTGGACGAGGAGGACACGCAGGTGGTGTTCTCGACCTGGGAGGGCCCGAAACTCCACGCGCGGCTGGGCGTGCTGGCCGTCGGCGCGTTCCTGAAGGGCCGCCTGCTCGTGGGGGACACCATGGACGAGGCCGGGCGCCTCAGTGAGGTCGCGTACGACTTCCTGGCGGACGACCTGATCGCCAGCGGCATCTGGCTGATCGGCAACGAACGCCGCGCCGAGGGCGAGGGCGTCGAACCGCTGTACGACGTGCGCTTCCTGACGCCCGCCCCCAGCGAACTGGACGGCTTCCGCGTGAACCGACTGGAGCGCGTGCGGATGCTGGGGCAGTGCACGCCCGGCGAGCACACGTATGACAGCGTGCTGCGTGACGCGGCCCGCCTCGCCGAGCAACTCCAGGCAGAGGTGCGCGCATGA
- the trmB gene encoding tRNA (guanine(46)-N(7))-methyltransferase TrmB produces the protein MIARLGDFQFPDAAARLYPDTPDRPWVLEVGFGDGRFWPHFAATFPEAPNYLGVELSGVSLLKAHRRLRDAGLDNAILTKMPADVLVRSVIPHAGLDLIVVNFPDPWPKAGHTDHRLLRVPFFQLAASRLKPGGMILLTTDHDEYFEFACEQAQASGVMRVERTDPPAAALETKYALKWRDLGLGVNHARFMPTAHTPVPHGLTTPYPEDPTTVPHAVLTLPDTFNPQAFEKVTERNPGSRNADEGGAWTVILLDLYAGLRRDGWVVLAHVVEGELTQEVLIGITAREDGTHLVRLAKFGGPIITTGVKAAVGVVTRWLEAQGAVVKHHGY, from the coding sequence ATGATCGCCCGCCTCGGTGACTTCCAGTTCCCCGACGCCGCCGCGCGCCTGTACCCGGACACCCCGGACCGCCCCTGGGTGCTGGAGGTCGGCTTTGGTGACGGGCGCTTCTGGCCGCATTTCGCCGCGACCTTCCCCGAGGCGCCCAACTACCTGGGCGTGGAACTCTCCGGCGTGTCCCTGCTGAAGGCGCACCGCCGCCTGCGGGACGCGGGCCTGGACAACGCGATCCTCACGAAGATGCCCGCCGATGTCCTCGTGCGGTCCGTCATCCCGCACGCGGGCCTGGACCTGATCGTCGTGAACTTCCCCGACCCCTGGCCCAAGGCCGGACACACCGACCACCGCCTCCTGCGCGTCCCGTTCTTCCAGCTCGCGGCCAGCCGCCTTAAGCCCGGCGGGATGATCCTGTTGACCACCGACCACGACGAGTACTTCGAGTTCGCGTGCGAGCAGGCCCAGGCCAGCGGCGTCATGCGCGTCGAGCGCACCGACCCGCCCGCCGCCGCGCTGGAAACCAAGTACGCCCTGAAGTGGCGTGACCTCGGCCTGGGCGTCAACCACGCCCGCTTCATGCCTACCGCCCACACGCCCGTCCCGCACGGGCTGACCACGCCCTACCCGGAGGACCCCACCACCGTGCCCCACGCCGTCCTGACCCTGCCCGATACCTTCAACCCCCAGGCCTTCGAGAAGGTCACCGAACGCAACCCCGGCAGCCGCAACGCGGACGAGGGCGGCGCGTGGACGGTCATCCTGCTCGACCTGTACGCCGGCCTGCGCCGCGACGGCTGGGTCGTCCTGGCCCACGTCGTGGAGGGCGAACTGACCCAGGAGGTCCTCATTGGCATCACCGCCCGCGAGGACGGCACGCACCTCGTGCGCCTCGCCAAGTTCGGCGGGCCCATCATCACGACCGGCGTGAAGGCCGCCGTGGGCGTCGTCACCCGCTGGCTGGAGGCTCAGGGCGCCGTCGTCAAGCACCACGGGTACTGA
- a CDS encoding class I SAM-dependent methyltransferase: MSVLLPAVRDRLRAAGEATFEVPDPDAGLGRYAGEATPHGTHRPWSTWTDLADLLGAHLLTPDRAGEGRVRLTLRAHAPARDPDHAGYGPDGDWARVNKLEDPIFLATFVEALRRVNPPQGGRVLALGVNAGHELDALPLAFPDRTFEVVGVDLDPAAAQAARERHPQATIHAADVNALPLELGRFDLILALSLLQSPGVRQDVLLATLRRQHLTPGGGLILGYPNARYRDGTLSYGARMRNYARPDLSLLAADVTNARRGLQKHDCKVFVTGKYEVLLTAIPAHTTTPTDLEL; this comes from the coding sequence ATGAGCGTCCTCCTGCCTGCCGTGCGTGACCGGTTGCGCGCGGCGGGCGAGGCGACCTTCGAGGTCCCCGACCCCGACGCGGGCCTGGGCCGCTACGCGGGCGAGGCGACCCCGCACGGCACGCACCGCCCCTGGAGCACCTGGACGGACCTCGCGGACCTGCTCGGCGCGCACCTGCTGACCCCGGACAGGGCAGGGGAGGGGCGGGTGCGCCTGACCCTGCGGGCCCACGCCCCGGCCCGCGACCCGGATCACGCCGGGTACGGCCCGGACGGCGACTGGGCCCGCGTGAACAAGCTGGAGGACCCCATCTTCCTGGCGACGTTCGTCGAGGCGCTGCGCCGCGTGAACCCCCCCCAGGGCGGGCGGGTGCTGGCCCTGGGTGTGAACGCCGGGCATGAACTGGACGCCCTGCCACTCGCCTTCCCAGACCGCACCTTCGAGGTGGTGGGCGTGGACCTCGACCCGGCCGCCGCGCAGGCGGCCCGCGAACGCCATCCCCAGGCGACCATCCACGCGGCGGACGTGAACGCCCTGCCCCTGGAACTGGGCCGCTTCGACCTGATCCTGGCCCTGAGTCTCCTCCAGAGCCCTGGCGTGCGGCAGGACGTCCTGCTCGCCACGCTGCGCCGCCAGCACCTCACGCCGGGCGGCGGCCTGATCCTGGGGTACCCCAACGCCCGCTACCGGGACGGCACCCTCTCGTACGGCGCGCGCATGCGCAATTACGCCCGCCCGGACCTGAGCCTGCTCGCCGCCGACGTCACGAACGCCCGGCGCGGCCTCCAGAAACACGACTGCAAGGTGTTCGTGACCGGCAAGTACGAGGTGCTCCTGACCGCCATTCCGGCCCACACGACCACGCCTACCGACCTGGAACTGTAG
- a CDS encoding peptidylprolyl isomerase, protein MKHAALILTALLALTACQKKDDATTTDTKTDTAATDTTTPATDTPATETPATDTKTDAAAVTKPGPVPAGYTEVPFLTTEPKREFKAEPDMALTDGKDYYALIDTSKGQMLADLYEQETPVTVNNFVFLARNHYFDGIRFHRVIDGFMAQTGDPKSVDEAQKAEWGTGGPGYQFADEFRQKLTFNSGGILAMANSGPATNGSQFFITFEPTDFLNGKHTIFGKVVTGDDLLPKLTRTMDQNNAEVAGAVADQILTVRILTKG, encoded by the coding sequence ATGAAACACGCTGCCCTGATCCTCACGGCCCTGCTGGCCCTGACCGCCTGCCAGAAGAAGGACGACGCGACCACGACCGACACGAAGACGGACACGGCCGCGACGGACACCACCACGCCCGCGACCGACACCCCGGCCACCGAGACGCCCGCCACGGACACGAAGACCGACGCAGCCGCCGTCACCAAACCCGGCCCTGTCCCCGCCGGGTACACCGAGGTGCCGTTCCTGACCACCGAACCCAAGCGCGAGTTCAAGGCCGAGCCGGACATGGCCCTGACCGACGGCAAGGACTATTACGCGCTGATCGATACGAGCAAGGGGCAGATGCTGGCGGACCTGTACGAGCAGGAGACGCCCGTCACGGTCAACAACTTCGTGTTCCTGGCCCGAAACCACTACTTCGACGGCATTCGTTTCCACCGCGTGATCGACGGGTTCATGGCGCAGACCGGCGACCCCAAGAGCGTGGATGAAGCTCAGAAGGCCGAGTGGGGCACTGGCGGTCCCGGCTACCAGTTCGCGGATGAATTCCGCCAGAAACTGACCTTCAACAGCGGTGGCATCCTGGCGATGGCGAACAGCGGCCCGGCCACGAACGGCAGCCAGTTCTTCATCACCTTCGAACCGACCGACTTCCTGAACGGCAAGCACACCATCTTCGGGAAGGTCGTGACCGGTGACGACCTGCTGCCCAAACTGACCCGCACCATGGACCAGAACAACGCCGAGGTGGCGGGCGCCGTAGCGGATCAGATCCTCACGGTGCGCATCCTGACCAAGGGCTGA
- the cmk gene encoding (d)CMP kinase, with product MIVTIDGVAASGKSSVSSGVAQALGVPYVSSGLLYRAVTLLGLNAGADLADAATLLPLLSGVRLEPLASGNRVWNAGADLTADLHSTRVDAGVSTVAAIPQIRQWVDDQLRALPAPLVAEGRDMGTNVFPYAQHKFYLTASPRVRAERRAKERPEDIPAIEAALTERDRQDTTQSAPAPDARVIDTGPLTLQGVIDTILEHLR from the coding sequence ATGATCGTGACCATTGATGGCGTTGCCGCCAGCGGAAAATCCAGCGTGTCCTCCGGCGTCGCGCAGGCCCTCGGCGTTCCCTACGTCAGCAGCGGCCTGCTGTACCGCGCCGTGACCCTGCTCGGCCTGAACGCCGGAGCTGACCTAGCCGACGCGGCCACGCTGCTCCCTCTGCTCTCTGGCGTGCGCCTCGAACCCCTCGCCAGCGGCAACCGTGTCTGGAACGCCGGTGCCGACCTGACCGCCGACCTGCACAGCACCCGCGTGGACGCTGGCGTCAGCACCGTGGCTGCCATCCCACAGATCCGCCAGTGGGTGGACGATCAGCTGCGCGCCCTCCCCGCTCCCCTCGTTGCCGAAGGGCGCGACATGGGCACCAACGTCTTCCCCTACGCCCAACACAAGTTCTACCTGACCGCCAGCCCCCGCGTCCGGGCCGAACGCCGCGCGAAGGAGCGCCCCGAGGACATCCCCGCCATTGAGGCCGCCCTGACCGAACGCGACCGCCAGGACACCACCCAGAGTGCCCCCGCCCCCGACGCCCGCGTGATCGACACCGGCCCCCTGACCTTGCAGGGTGTGATTGACACCATCCTTGAACACCTGCGCTGA
- a CDS encoding S8 family serine peptidase: MKNTLKTASLLSLALLLGACGTSNTPTTTTAQHDGSLLKTAQVVTDRWFVELEGDPTSLSSQSVGSQQATFRAQAAKQGIKYQEISAYQTLFNGFAVQASSSEMGRISQMPGVLGIYPIHRVDAPETTVDLNATVTPEMFYAKGMTGADIAQNELGLTGKGVKVGVIDSGIDVDHPAFKGRIVAGYDFVGDDYGKESKYVPVPDENPDDCGGHGTHVAGIIGGYDPGNSRDGRPFAGVAPEVSFGAYRIFGCGGSSYDDVILAAMERSVKDGMQVVNMSLGSAFDNWKETPLAKAADRMVKKGVVMVASAGNSGASGTYSMGGPTMGDQVISVASVDNAKIDLEGFTLSNGTKVGYYTATGAPAPTLGTNLPITKKPGSTTTTTNDGCTASGGFAAGSLTGKAVLIRRGTCSFYEKAKNAQDAGASAVILYNNAAGYISPTVAGTPAITIPVVSISDTDGAKIDGLIAAGVSMTFDGSKVSVNNPTANASSSFSSIGMSAELEFKPDLGAPGGNIYSTYPLSADPAGYEVLSGTSMASPHVAGAAALLLQAYPNTAAKDMRTMLMNTASLRWYLNGSTLVTGLPDYAQRQGAGMINIVNAYTNSVRATPAKLSLGESATFATRSKVVVLKNTGARREVYTAYNYPALTIGGTTLAPTPVQKYATMTINGQSADTASGVQIIVPPFSEVELNVVVTPPAGAADKAQYGGYVDLESTTSPNIVVPYGGFVGDYQSIQVLGNLIVGGKSQDFPALGDDVADTYYTEGQTVANPIDYTFKQVALDSTKPNELTLDAPYVIAQISHQARKLTMELLDGNGAVVDTLLKQEYLGRNCTNDVSKTSSTCDAYNTYSWDGKLSNGSAAANGTYQLRVKVLKALGDESVASDTETYTSQQFTVARPQ, encoded by the coding sequence GTGAAGAACACCCTGAAAACTGCGTCCCTGTTGAGCCTGGCCCTGCTGCTGGGCGCCTGCGGTACCAGCAATACGCCCACGACCACCACCGCGCAGCACGACGGTTCCCTCCTGAAGACGGCCCAGGTCGTCACCGACCGCTGGTTCGTGGAACTCGAAGGTGATCCCACCAGCCTCAGCAGCCAGAGTGTCGGTTCCCAGCAGGCCACCTTCCGCGCTCAGGCTGCCAAACAGGGCATCAAGTACCAGGAGATCAGCGCCTACCAGACGCTGTTCAACGGCTTCGCCGTGCAGGCCAGCAGCAGCGAAATGGGCCGCATCTCTCAGATGCCGGGCGTATTGGGCATCTACCCGATTCACCGGGTGGACGCACCGGAAACCACCGTGGACCTCAATGCCACCGTGACCCCCGAGATGTTCTACGCCAAGGGTATGACCGGCGCCGACATCGCCCAGAACGAACTGGGCCTGACCGGTAAGGGCGTCAAGGTCGGCGTCATCGATTCCGGCATCGACGTGGATCACCCCGCCTTCAAGGGCCGCATCGTGGCTGGTTATGACTTCGTGGGTGACGACTACGGCAAGGAGAGCAAGTACGTGCCGGTCCCTGACGAGAATCCCGACGACTGCGGTGGACACGGCACGCACGTGGCCGGCATCATCGGCGGGTACGATCCCGGCAACTCCCGTGACGGGCGCCCCTTCGCCGGCGTCGCGCCCGAAGTGAGCTTCGGCGCCTACCGCATCTTCGGCTGCGGCGGCAGCTCGTACGACGACGTCATCCTGGCCGCCATGGAACGCTCCGTGAAGGACGGCATGCAGGTCGTGAACATGAGCCTGGGGTCGGCCTTCGACAACTGGAAGGAAACCCCGCTGGCCAAAGCCGCTGACCGCATGGTGAAAAAAGGCGTCGTGATGGTCGCCTCCGCAGGCAACAGCGGCGCCAGCGGCACCTACAGCATGGGCGGCCCCACCATGGGCGATCAAGTGATCTCAGTCGCCTCCGTCGACAACGCCAAGATCGACCTAGAAGGCTTCACCCTCTCCAACGGCACCAAGGTCGGCTACTACACCGCCACCGGCGCTCCCGCCCCCACACTGGGCACCAACCTGCCCATCACGAAGAAACCCGGCAGCACCACCACGACGACCAACGACGGCTGCACGGCCAGCGGCGGCTTCGCAGCCGGCAGCCTGACCGGCAAGGCCGTCCTGATCCGCCGCGGGACCTGCTCATTCTACGAGAAGGCCAAGAACGCCCAGGACGCCGGTGCCAGCGCCGTCATCCTGTACAACAACGCCGCCGGGTACATCAGCCCCACGGTGGCTGGCACGCCTGCTATCACGATCCCCGTGGTGTCCATCAGCGACACCGACGGCGCCAAGATCGACGGCCTGATCGCTGCTGGCGTCAGCATGACCTTCGACGGCAGCAAGGTCAGCGTCAACAACCCCACCGCCAACGCCTCCAGCAGCTTCAGCTCCATCGGCATGAGCGCCGAGCTGGAATTCAAGCCTGATCTGGGTGCCCCCGGCGGCAACATCTACAGTACCTACCCGCTCAGCGCAGATCCCGCCGGTTACGAGGTGCTCAGCGGCACCAGCATGGCCTCCCCGCACGTGGCGGGCGCCGCAGCACTGCTGCTGCAGGCCTACCCCAACACGGCCGCCAAAGACATGCGGACGATGCTGATGAACACCGCCAGCCTCCGCTGGTACCTGAACGGCAGCACCCTCGTGACGGGCCTGCCCGACTACGCGCAGCGTCAGGGTGCGGGCATGATCAACATCGTGAACGCCTACACCAACTCGGTGCGCGCCACCCCCGCCAAGCTGAGCCTCGGCGAGAGCGCCACCTTCGCCACGCGCAGCAAGGTCGTTGTTCTGAAGAACACCGGCGCGCGCCGCGAGGTGTACACCGCCTATAACTACCCCGCCCTGACGATTGGCGGGACCACCCTGGCGCCGACCCCCGTGCAGAAGTACGCCACCATGACCATCAACGGTCAGAGTGCTGATACCGCGAGCGGCGTGCAGATCATCGTGCCTCCCTTCAGCGAGGTGGAACTGAACGTCGTGGTGACGCCTCCTGCTGGCGCTGCGGACAAGGCCCAGTACGGCGGTTACGTGGATCTGGAGAGCACCACCAGCCCCAACATCGTGGTGCCCTACGGCGGCTTCGTGGGGGACTACCAGAGCATCCAGGTGCTGGGCAACCTGATCGTGGGCGGCAAGTCACAGGACTTCCCCGCGCTGGGTGACGACGTGGCCGACACCTACTACACCGAGGGGCAGACGGTGGCCAACCCCATCGACTACACCTTCAAGCAGGTTGCACTCGATTCGACCAAGCCCAACGAACTGACCCTGGACGCCCCGTACGTCATTGCGCAGATCTCGCACCAGGCCCGCAAGCTGACCATGGAACTGCTCGACGGCAACGGCGCCGTGGTCGACACCCTGCTGAAGCAGGAGTACCTGGGCCGTAACTGCACCAACGACGTGTCCAAGACCAGCAGCACCTGCGACGCGTACAACACCTACAGCTGGGACGGCAAGCTCAGCAATGGGAGCGCGGCAGCGAACGGCACCTACCAGCTGCGCGTGAAAGTGCTCAAGGCACTCGGTGACGAGAGCGTCGCCAGTGACACTGAAACCTACACCAGCCAGCAGTTCACCGTGGCGCGCCCTCAGTAA
- a CDS encoding Ig-like domain-containing protein — translation MKRSIPFALLALTGALLSACAPQPTPDATKPTIALTATPATLTAAGDITLTATAKDNVGVTKVDFYQGTKLISSDNAEPYTATSSLSSAQNGTVTYRAVASDAAGNTAEATTNVTVNIDVTAPTVSVTATPSTLTSPGTVTFTATATDNVGVTKVEFYDNGTLIATDTDAPYAASKAYTGADNGAHTITAKAFDAQGQTTSSTTTLTVNIDTVAPTVTVAAAPTRLEAAGTATFTATATDNVGVTKVEFYDNGTLIATDTDAPYTTSKAYAFADNGTHTITAKAFDAQGNTQQGTTPFTVAIADANEPNDSVAAATAISIGSSAKGFITGQARDMDYFKFDAAAGDMLKLTVQSVSADAASTLDPYVMILMPDGKTILEKDDDSGAGLESEIRFNVPATGTYTVVITSFDIHDDPTATDDKVTNTYQIALSRR, via the coding sequence ATGAAGCGATCCATTCCATTCGCCCTTCTGGCCCTGACCGGCGCCCTCCTGAGCGCCTGCGCGCCCCAACCCACACCAGACGCAACCAAACCCACCATTGCGCTCACCGCTACGCCCGCCACCCTCACCGCGGCCGGCGACATCACCCTGACCGCCACTGCCAAGGACAATGTCGGCGTCACCAAAGTCGACTTCTATCAGGGCACCAAACTGATCAGCAGCGACAACGCCGAACCCTACACCGCCACCAGCAGCCTCAGCAGCGCACAGAACGGCACCGTCACATACCGAGCCGTGGCCAGCGACGCGGCGGGCAACACCGCAGAGGCCACCACCAACGTCACCGTGAACATCGACGTCACGGCCCCCACCGTCAGCGTGACCGCCACCCCCAGCACCCTGACCTCACCCGGCACCGTGACCTTCACGGCGACCGCTACTGACAACGTCGGCGTGACCAAGGTCGAGTTCTACGACAACGGCACCCTGATCGCCACCGACACCGACGCGCCATACGCCGCCAGCAAGGCCTACACCGGCGCTGACAACGGTGCCCATACCATCACCGCCAAGGCCTTCGACGCGCAGGGTCAGACCACCAGTTCCACCACCACCCTGACCGTCAACATCGATACGGTCGCCCCGACCGTCACGGTCGCTGCGGCCCCCACCCGCCTTGAAGCGGCCGGTACCGCGACCTTCACGGCGACCGCCACTGACAACGTCGGCGTGACCAAGGTCGAGTTCTACGACAACGGTACCCTGATCGCCACCGACACCGACGCGCCCTACACCACCAGCAAGGCCTACGCCTTCGCTGACAACGGCACCCACACCATCACCGCCAAAGCCTTCGACGCGCAGGGCAACACCCAGCAGGGCACCACGCCCTTCACGGTCGCCATCGCCGACGCCAATGAACCCAACGACAGCGTGGCGGCCGCCACGGCCATCAGCATCGGCAGCAGCGCCAAGGGCTTCATCACCGGCCAGGCCCGCGACATGGACTACTTCAAGTTCGACGCGGCCGCAGGTGACATGCTCAAACTTACCGTTCAGAGCGTCAGTGCTGACGCCGCCAGCACCCTGGATCCCTACGTGATGATCCTGATGCCCGACGGCAAGACCATCCTGGAAAAAGACGATGACAGCGGCGCCGGACTTGAATCCGAAATCCGCTTCAACGTCCCCGCAACCGGCACGTACACCGTCGTCATCACCAGCTTCGACATTCACGACGACCCCACGGCCACCGACGACAAAGTCACCAACACCTACCAGATCGCCCTGAGCCGCCGCTAA
- a CDS encoding alpha/beta hydrolase family protein produces MTRLRVLPVFALAHMTGALAQSQAALDAVDARQMSIPAARTTFQKGGYPGSALTVRQTLAPGVNYTRQVVSYQSEGLRINALLTVPRGTPPKGGWPAIVFNHGYIPPNVYRTTERYVAYQDAFARAGFITLKSDYRGHGSSQGEPLGGYYAPGYTTDVLNALGSLKRDPRVNPARIGMWGHSMGGFLTLRAMVIDRSVKAGVIWAGVVGDYDQLMNSWTRRAPVPASIPPQVLNLRKQAVAKYGTPRANPTFWKTLSANTYLRDLGGPVQLHIGTKDEDVPVAFHTALAGQLRPLGKLGANYVYPGDNHNLSGNLRVALSRSVQFFKDRL; encoded by the coding sequence ATGACTCGTCTCCGCGTTCTGCCCGTGTTCGCCCTTGCGCACATGACCGGGGCGCTGGCGCAGTCACAGGCGGCGCTGGATGCCGTGGACGCCCGTCAGATGAGCATTCCTGCGGCCCGCACGACCTTCCAGAAGGGTGGGTATCCAGGCAGTGCCCTGACGGTGCGTCAGACGCTGGCGCCAGGGGTGAATTACACCCGGCAGGTTGTCAGTTATCAGTCGGAAGGGCTGCGGATCAACGCGCTGCTGACCGTGCCGCGCGGTACGCCGCCAAAGGGTGGGTGGCCCGCCATCGTGTTCAACCACGGGTACATTCCACCCAACGTCTACCGCACCACGGAGCGGTACGTGGCCTATCAGGATGCGTTCGCACGGGCCGGATTCATCACCCTGAAAAGCGATTACCGGGGGCACGGCAGCTCACAGGGCGAGCCGCTGGGTGGGTACTACGCGCCGGGCTACACCACGGACGTGCTGAACGCCCTGGGCAGCCTGAAACGCGACCCGCGCGTGAACCCGGCGCGGATCGGGATGTGGGGCCACTCCATGGGCGGCTTCCTGACCCTGCGGGCCATGGTCATTGACCGCAGCGTGAAGGCCGGGGTGATCTGGGCGGGTGTCGTTGGGGACTACGATCAGCTGATGAACAGCTGGACGCGCCGCGCGCCTGTCCCGGCCAGCATCCCGCCGCAGGTCCTGAACCTGCGCAAGCAGGCGGTCGCGAAGTACGGGACTCCCCGCGCAAATCCCACCTTCTGGAAGACCCTGAGCGCGAACACCTATCTGCGGGACCTGGGTGGACCCGTTCAGCTGCATATCGGCACGAAGGACGAGGACGTGCCCGTCGCGTTCCACACGGCCCTGGCCGGGCAGCTGCGGCCCCTGGGTAAGCTGGGCGCGAATTACGTCTACCCGGGGGACAATCACAACCTCTCGGGGAACCTGCGCGTGGCCCTCAGCCGCAGCGTGCAGTTCTTCAAGGACCGCCTGTAG
- a CDS encoding alpha/beta hydrolase family protein: MRALVNLTLLALLAGAGYVALTQQDALPLRVPWKPAQSAEPTRPDVTGSEGLLQNLSDTALKAAVARNPVSIQALKAREYPGSALTVRQTLASGANYTRQVVSYQSEGLRINALLTVPRGALPRGGWPAIVFNHGYIPPAEYRTTERYVAYQDAFARAGFVTLKSDYRGHGRSEGEAQGGYNDSGYTVDVLNAAASLKRDARVNPARIGLWGHSMGGQLSLKAMIVDPSLKAASLWAGVNASYDVLATDWNPRPGQPRTLDALNRRYLRLLSPNAYLRELNGRPIQLHHGTNDQDVPYAFQKNLADDLRNAGQGVEAYRYDGDNHNLSGNLRAALNRSVKFFQKNL; this comes from the coding sequence GTGCGCGCGTTGGTCAACCTCACGCTGCTGGCCCTGCTGGCGGGCGCCGGGTACGTGGCGCTCACGCAGCAGGACGCGCTGCCCCTGCGTGTGCCCTGGAAGCCGGCCCAGTCTGCTGAGCCCACCCGACCGGACGTGACAGGTTCGGAGGGCCTCCTCCAGAACCTGAGTGACACTGCCCTGAAGGCCGCGGTGGCCCGCAACCCGGTCAGCATTCAGGCCCTGAAGGCCCGCGAGTATCCGGGTAGTGCGCTGACGGTGCGTCAGACTCTGGCGTCAGGGGCGAATTACACGCGGCAGGTCGTGAGTTATCAGTCCGAGGGGCTGCGGATCAACGCGTTGCTGACTGTGCCGCGGGGCGCGCTGCCGCGGGGGGGTTGGCCGGCCATCGTCTTCAATCACGGGTACATTCCACCGGCCGAGTACCGCACCACCGAACGCTACGTGGCGTACCAGGATGCCTTTGCCCGCGCGGGGTTTGTCACGCTGAAAAGCGATTACCGCGGGCACGGCCGCAGTGAGGGAGAGGCGCAGGGCGGGTACAACGACTCGGGGTACACCGTGGACGTCCTGAATGCCGCCGCCAGCCTGAAACGCGATGCGCGCGTGAACCCGGCCCGGATTGGCCTGTGGGGTCACTCCATGGGCGGGCAGCTGAGCCTGAAGGCCATGATCGTGGACCCCAGCTTGAAGGCCGCGTCGCTGTGGGCAGGGGTGAACGCCAGTTACGACGTACTGGCCACCGACTGGAACCCGCGTCCCGGTCAGCCCCGGACGCTGGACGCCCTGAACCGCCGCTATCTGCGCCTCCTGAGCCCCAACGCGTATCTGAGGGAACTGAATGGGCGTCCCATTCAGCTGCATCACGGCACGAATGACCAGGACGTGCCGTACGCCTTCCAGAAGAACCTCGCGGATGACCTGCGGAACGCGGGGCAGGGCGTCGAGGCGTACCGTTATGACGGGGACAACCACAACCTCTCCGGGAATCTGCGCGCCGCGCTGAACCGCAGCGTGAAGTTCTTCCAGAAGAACCTGTGA
- a CDS encoding nitroreductase family protein, which translates to MTTLDIPFPAAALTVLDVIRSRRTVDIGQLKPDAVPRAVVEAILEAGTWAPNHGRTEPWRFTVFTGEGRAQLAEVFAQAYAAGSAPDRDSGAALEAQRARAWRAPLWISLELHMPDKPKMPEWEEQAALACAAQNMWLAATAFGLVGKWVSGPVMVSPVAAQALGAPKLLGLLVLGYPAGELPSAQRAPLAQKVTWVE; encoded by the coding sequence ATGACCACGCTGGACATTCCGTTCCCTGCCGCTGCCCTGACCGTGCTGGACGTCATCCGTTCGCGCCGCACGGTGGATATAGGCCAGCTGAAGCCTGACGCGGTGCCGCGCGCGGTGGTGGAGGCCATTCTGGAGGCGGGCACCTGGGCACCGAATCACGGGCGGACCGAACCGTGGCGTTTCACGGTGTTCACGGGAGAGGGCCGCGCGCAGCTGGCAGAGGTGTTCGCGCAGGCGTACGCGGCGGGCAGCGCCCCGGACCGGGACAGCGGCGCGGCCCTGGAGGCGCAGCGGGCGCGGGCATGGCGGGCCCCGCTGTGGATCAGCCTGGAACTGCACATGCCGGACAAACCCAAGATGCCCGAGTGGGAGGAGCAGGCGGCCCTGGCGTGCGCGGCGCAGAACATGTGGCTGGCGGCCACCGCGTTCGGGCTGGTCGGCAAGTGGGTGAGTGGCCCGGTGATGGTCAGTCCCGTGGCCGCCCAGGCGCTCGGGGCGCCGAAACTGCTGGGCCTGCTGGTGCTGGGCTACCCGGCAGGCGAGTTACCGTCTGCGCAGCGGGCGCCGCTGGCGCAGAAGGTCACCTGGGTGGAGTGA